The Malus sylvestris chromosome 12, drMalSylv7.2, whole genome shotgun sequence genome contains a region encoding:
- the LOC126591869 gene encoding organelle RRM domain-containing protein 2, mitochondrial-like, protein MAFISTFQRVLGGSSSALHSQFAAIRHNSTLTSPRLFISCLSRLTTDEKLKEAFSPFGQIVDAKVVMDRVSQRSKGFGFITYASVEEAEKAREGMNAKFLDGWVIFVDPAKPREPRYAPPPQASQDPSETGFRSNKTIGWCG, encoded by the exons ATGGCGTTCATTTCCACCTTCCAACGCGTCCTCGGCGGATCTTCCTCCGCTCTCCACTCCCAATTCGCCGCCATTCGTCACAACTCAACTCTCACATCCCCCAGGCTATTCATCAGCT GTCTTTCGAGATTAACAACAGACGAAAAGCTTAAAGAGGCATTTTCCCCATTTGGACAGATTGTAGATG CTAAGGTGGTCATGGATAGGGTGTCTCAAAGATCAAAGGGGTTCGGTTTCATCACTTACGCATCAGttgaagaagctgagaaagcTAGAGAAGGAATGAATGCCAAGTTCTTGGATGGGTGGGTTATTTTCGTCGACCCTGCCAAGCCTAGGGAGCCTAGATATGCCCCTCCACCGCAAGCATCGCAAGACCCTTCGGAAACCGGCTTCAGATCAAACAAGACGATTGGATGGTGTGGATGA
- the LOC126593862 gene encoding uncharacterized protein LOC126593862, whose protein sequence is MGEEAICVGKLRDGEVETENFPRTELKREHECLEDNSGADRFPNKKQVKEHSNEDIRSEVSNPVVSPKENSSTFQDITSQPAELVNSSGTECGEVESSCSGNSGAEETLSNGQCTEKDNCQIENETNGDVLTSRVVVEIPKLASSSGIRKITFKFSKKKENQTASNQDLSHGGSHEEPGMDFQAMPGTSREFPASSYWRQCAETGNFHPCALNSKLESSNYVVPSSYPSNVKKLLSTGILDGARVTYVSSPPKIELHGIISGGGYLCGCSSCNFTRVLSAYEFEQHAGVKTRHPNNHIYMENGRAVYSIIQELKTAPLSSLDEVIKDIAGSALNEESFRVWKETLNRSDGMAEVEKRHRVKLPKLHHPIPRPSFHNPYAAMYQKKTAEGGNRKRDNDLHRLLFMPNGLPDGAKLAYYVKGQRLLSGYKQGNGIVCNCCDKEISPSQFEAHAGMAARRQPYRHIYISNGLTLHDIAMSLANGQNLTIGGSDGNDDMCAVCGHDTGDMIFCDGCPGAYHSACLDLPRVPQGDWHCPDCRDKFEPGKKAAAGESSNFGRPIVIRLTRVFNAPEYEIGGCVVCRSHDFSAALFDERTVIICDQCEKEFHVGCLRNSGLCDLKELPKDKWFCCDDCNRIHAALQNLVLSEAEHVPAPLSDTIIRKHADRGIFIDGMADVQWRVFSGKRRYPEHLPFLSRAAAIFRECFDPIVAQSGRDLIPVMVYGRNISGQEFGGMYCVVLIVGSVVVSAGLLRVFGREVAELPIVATSREHQGKGYFQALFSCIERLLISLKVEKLVLPAAEEAESIWTRKLGFRKMRDEQLSKYMREVQLTIFRGTSMLEKVVKLTD, encoded by the exons ATGGGAGAAGAGGCAATTTGTGTGGGGAAATTGAGAGATGGGGAAGTGGAAACAGAAAACTTCCCGAGAACTGAACTGAAGCGGGAGCACGAGTGTCTCGAAGATAATAGCGGGGCAGACAGGTTTCCAAACAAGAAGCAAGTGAAGGAGCATTCCAATGAGGATATAAGATCGGAAGTATCAAACCCCGTTGTGTCTCCGAAAGAGAATAGCTCCACTTTTCAGGACATTACTAGCCAACCTGCGGAATTGGTAAATAGTAGCGGAACAGAGTGTGGTGAAGTTGAGTCCTCATGTTCGGGGAATTCGGGTGCAGAGGAGACTTTGAGCAATGGACAGTGTACCGAGAAAGATAATTGTCAAATTGAGAACGAGACGAATGGTGATGTATTGACCTCTCGTGTTGTGGTAGAAATTCCTAAGCTTGCCAGTTCATCTGGGATTCGCAAGATTACGTTCAAGTTCAGCAAGAAAAAGGAGAATCAGACTGCGAGTAATCAAGACCTTTCACATGGAGGTTCACACGAGGAGCCCGGAATGGACTTTCAAGCGATGCCTGGTACAAGTAGGGAGTTTCCAGCTAGTTCATATTGGAGGCAATGCGCTGAAACCGGCAACTTTCATCCTTGTGCGCTTAATTCAAAGTTGGAAAGTTCTAACTACGTAGTTCCGAGCAGCTATCCTTCAAATGTTAAGAAGCTATTGTCTACTGGTATTCTTGATGGAGCTCGAGTGACGTATGTTTCCTCCCCGCCAAAG ATAGAGCTACATGGAATTATAAGTGGCGGTGGTTATTTGTGCGGCTGCTCATCATGCAATTTCACCAGG GTACTCAGTGCATATGAGTTTGAGCAGCATGCTGGTGTCAAGACTCGGCATCCTAATAATCACATATACATGGAGAATGGGAGGGCAGTTTATAGCATCATACAAGAACTGAAGACTGCTCCGCTAAGCAGTCTGGATGAAGTGATAAAGGATATTGCTGGTTCTGCTCTCAATGAAGAGTCCTTCCGGGTTTGGAAAG AAACTCTTAATCGAAGTGATGGAATGGCTGAAGTGGAGAAAAGACATCGTGTGAAGCTCCCTAAATTGCATCATCCAATTCCCAG ACCAAGCTTCCACAATCCGTATGCAGCTATGTACCAGAAGAAAACTGCTGAAGGTGGCAATAGGAAAAG GGATAATGATCTCCACCGGTTACTATTTATGCCAAATGGACTTCCAGATGGAGCTAAATTGGCATACTATGTCAAGGGGCAG AGATTACTTAGTGGCTATAAGCAGGGAAATGGGATAGTCTGTAATTGCTGCGACAAAGAG ATAAGCCCTTCACAGTTTGAAGCTCATGCTGGAATGGCTGCAAGGCGTCAACC CTACCGTCACATCTATATTTCCAATGGACTGACGCTTCACGATATAGCCATGTCATTGGCCAATGGCCAAAACCTGACAATTGGTGGCAGTGATGGCAATGATGATATGTGCGCTGTATGTGGACATGATACAGGGGATATGATTTTCTGTGATGGATGCCCTGGTGCTTATCATTCAG CTTGTTTGGATTTACCACGGGTTCCTCAAGGTGATTGGCATTGTCCAGATTGTAGAGATAAGTTTGAACCTGGTAAAAAAGCTGCTGCTGGGGAATCTTCAAATTTTGGAAGACCTATTGTAATACGGTTGACACGGGTCTTCAATGCACCTGAGTATGAAATTGGTGGCTGCGTTGTTTGCAG gaGCCATGATTTCAGTGCGGCTTTATTTGATGAACGAACTGTTATAATCTGTGATCAG TGTGAGAAGGAGTTCCATGTTGGCTGCTTACGGAACAGTGGATTATGTGACTTAAAA GAACTCCCCAAAGATAAATGGTTTTGTTGTGATGACTGTAACAGGATTCATGCAGCTTTACAGAATTTAGTACTCAGTGAAGCAGAGCATGTTCCAGCTCCATTATCAGATACAATAATCCGGAAGCATGCAGACAGAGGCATATTTATTGATGGAATGGCGGATGTCCAATGGCGAGTTTTCAGTGGAAAGAGGCGCTATCCGGAACACCTACCCTTCCTTTCAAGGGCTGCTGCTATTTTTCGA GAGTGCTTTGACCCTATTGTTGCACAGTCTGGTCGTGACTTGATCCCTGTCATGGTATATGG GAGAAATATTTCAGGTCAAGAGTTTGGAGGCATGTACTGTGTAGTTTTAATAGTGGG GTCTGTTGTTGTATCTGCTGGTctccttagggtttttggtcGGGAGGTTGCTGAGCTTCCTATTGTTGCTACTAGTAGAGAACATCAAGGAAAA GGTTATTTCCAAGCATTATTTTCATGCATAGAGAGGTTACTTATTTCCCTGAAAGTGGAAAAACTGGTTCTCCCCGCAGCTGAGGAAGCTGAGTCAATCTGGACGAGGAAATTAGGATTTAGAAAGATGCGAGACGAGCAG TTATCGAAATACATGAGGGAAGTGCAGTTGACAATTTTCAGGGGGACGTCAATGCTAGAAAAGGTGGTGAAGTTGACGGATTGA
- the LOC126593863 gene encoding glycolipid transfer protein 1-like isoform X2: protein MERIYQSNPSKFEYLYSLVNHDVKTNTLFKSTSVSLVWLTRYMDFLVELFRNLREHPLDWVTIRAVYNAYAKTLIKWHDEKIILTLIPLHLFGDLGLFLGSKYAPEKDLLLKVIGGNGDVMGDMEKFCTSLLLYLNRITSFCLVAKVPSTYPKQRKMGKTMFAPALEELESVKSESKEIMTKHFLESCNKILPIIAEFGNAVYLVTFDIRTCVVRLQYRYSSEAMVMSQEF, encoded by the exons ATGGAAAGAATATATCAATCCAATCCTTCCAAGTTCGAATACTTGTACAGTTTGGTGAACCATGATGTCAAAACAAATACTCTTTTCAAGAGTACCTCCGTTTCTCTTGTTTGGCTCACAAG ATACATGGATTTTTTGGTAGAGCTATTTCGGAACTTACGGGAGCATCCTCTAGATTGGGTTACGATTCGAGCTGTTTATAATGCCTATGCCAAGACCCTGATAAAATGGCATGATGAAAAAATTATACTGACTTTGATTCCCCTTCATTTATTTGGTGACCTAGGATTATTC CTTGGAAGCAAATATGCTCCCGAAAAAGACTTGTTGTTGAAGGTGATCGGAGGCAATGGTGATGTCATGGGAGACATGGAGAAATTTTGCACTTCTTTACTCCTCTACTTAAACAGAATCACGAGTTTTTG CCTTGTAGCAAAGGTACCAAGTACATAcccaaaacaaagaaagatgGGGAAGACTATGTTTGCTCCTGCTTTGGAAGAATTGGAGAGTGTCAAGTCTGAATCAAAAGAGATTATGACGAAGCATTTCTTGGAATCGTGCAATAAGATTTTGCCTATTAT AGCTGAATTTGGAAATGCTGTGTATCTTGTTACTTTTGACATCCGTACTTGTGTAGTG AGATTGCAGTATAGATATTCATCGGAGGCAATGGTGATGTCACAGGAGTTCTAG
- the LOC126593863 gene encoding glycolipid transfer protein 1-like isoform X1 → MERIYQSNPSKFEYLYSLVNHDVKTNTLFKSTSVSLVWLTRYMDFLVELFRNLREHPLDWVTIRAVYNAYAKTLIKWHDEKIILTLIPLHLFGDLGLFVIGGNGDVMGDMEKFCTSLLLYLNRITSFCLVAKVPSTYPKQRKMGKTMFAPALEELESVKSESKEIMTKHFLESCNKILPIIASFISLIYFIP, encoded by the exons ATGGAAAGAATATATCAATCCAATCCTTCCAAGTTCGAATACTTGTACAGTTTGGTGAACCATGATGTCAAAACAAATACTCTTTTCAAGAGTACCTCCGTTTCTCTTGTTTGGCTCACAAG ATACATGGATTTTTTGGTAGAGCTATTTCGGAACTTACGGGAGCATCCTCTAGATTGGGTTACGATTCGAGCTGTTTATAATGCCTATGCCAAGACCCTGATAAAATGGCATGATGAAAAAATTATACTGACTTTGATTCCCCTTCATTTATTTGGTGACCTAGGATTATTC GTGATCGGAGGCAATGGTGATGTCATGGGAGACATGGAGAAATTTTGCACTTCTTTACTCCTCTACTTAAACAGAATCACGAGTTTTTG CCTTGTAGCAAAGGTACCAAGTACATAcccaaaacaaagaaagatgGGGAAGACTATGTTTGCTCCTGCTTTGGAAGAATTGGAGAGTGTCAAGTCTGAATCAAAAGAGATTATGACGAAGCATTTCTTGGAATCGTGCAATAAGATTTTGCCTATTATAGCTTCATTCATTTCTCTCATTTATTTCATCCCGTGA